From Bacillota bacterium, the proteins below share one genomic window:
- the cas2 gene encoding CRISPR-associated endonuclease Cas2 encodes MMVLITYDVNITTEAGKKRLRHVAKQCVNYGQRVQNSVFECLLEPAQFVALRNKLEAIIDKESDSLRYYFLGRNWRRRIEHAGSNRVFDPEGTMIV; translated from the coding sequence ATGATGGTATTGATAACTTATGACGTAAACATTACTACTGAAGCCGGAAAGAAGAGGCTACGCCACGTTGCTAAGCAATGTGTTAATTACGGCCAGCGGGTTCAGAACTCCGTATTCGAGTGTTTGTTGGAACCTGCGCAGTTCGTTGCATTGAGAAATAAACTTGAAGCGATAATTGATAAGGAAAGTGACAGTCTGCGGTACTATTTTCTTGGCCGCAACTGGAGGCGAAGGATTGAACACGCCGGCTCGAATCGGGTTTTTGACCCGGAAGGAACGATGATAGTATAG